The genomic DNA ACCGACCGTCGTCGAATACCTCGGCTACGGCTGCGCCCGGGGCCCGGCATGGCTCCCGACCCTCTGGTCCTCCCTCGGCTACGCCCACCTGGTGATGGACAACCGGGGGCAGTCCAGTCCCTACGGCGCGGCGGACACCTACGACGGAGACACCGCCCCCCAGACCGGCGGAGTACTGACCCGCGGCCTCACCTCCCCCGAACACCACTACTACCGACGACTGTTCACCGATGCCGTCCGCGCGGTCGACACCGTCGCGGAACTCGACGAAACGGACGCCCGACGAATCGTCGTCACGGGAAGCAGCCAGGGCGGCGGCATCGCCATCGCCGTAGCAGGCCTGCGCCCCGGCCTCGCCGGCGCCTGCGTCGACGTCCCGTTCCTCTGCCACTTCCGACGCGCCTCCCACATCGTCGACACCTACCCCTACAAGGAACTCACCGACTACCTCCGCGGCCGCCCGACCGAAATCGAGCAGGTCTTCACCACGCTCTCCTACGTGGACGCCGCCAACCACGCGGCCCGGGCCACAGCCCCCGTGCGCTTCTCCGCCGCCCTGATGGACCCCGTGTGCCCGCCGTCCACCGTCTTCGCGGCCTACCACCGCTGGGGAGAGAACACCGGAGGAGTCGCGGACAAGGCCATCCGCCTGTGGGAATACGCGGGCCACGAAGGCGGCGGCACCGCACAACTCGCCTCGCACAAGGAGTTCGTCGCAGCGATCACCGGTGCTCCCACCCGCGCCACCCGTCGATCAGGCTGAACTCGTGCCACGGCCTGGCGGGCCCCCTTCTCCCCGGAGCGGCCGCGGGAACACTCCGAACGCGCCGCCCGGGGTCACATCCCGCGGTCGGGTCCGTACCAGGGAAGCGGGCGGTCCTCCGGGCTCGTGGGCAGGTGTTGGAGCTCGACCGGACCGGGGTAGAAGCACGTCCCGTTGGGATGGATGACCTCCTCGCCGACGAGGTGCCGGTAGAGCCACTCGGCGAATCCCATGGGATGCTCCCAGTACCCGCCTTCGTCCCGGTCGTGCACCACCACGCTCCAGCCGGGCACCCGCGGGCTGCGGCTGAGAAAGTGTGGGGTAATTGGCTGGCTACTGATCGTTGAGGTCGTCGGCGAGGCGGCGGGCTGCTTCGGTCTCGACGGGGCCGCGTGGTTCGATCTCCTCGCCGGCGAGGCGGGCGGCCATGAGGCGGATCATCGCGACCTTGATCATCGCTTCGGCGTGCGCGGTCTTGCGCTCGTAGTCCCGTGCCAACCGTCTGCACCGTCCCAGCCAGGAGAATGTCCGCTCGACCACCCACCTGCGGGGCAGCACCTGGAACCCTTTCACATCGGCGTTGCGCGGCACCGCAACGATCTCCAGCCCTTCGTGCTCGGCCGCCCAGCCGACCAGTCCCGCGTCGACCACGTTCACGTATCCGCCGTCCACCCAGACCAGCCCGACCTGCGGAAACGAGCTCCGGATCCCGGCGAGGACCAGCTTCGCGCCTGCCCGGTCCTGGACCGAGGCCGAGTGCACCACCGCCCGCAGGACGAGACCGCAGGTGTCCACCAGCAGGTGCCGCTTGCGGCCCCGCACCCGTTTGCCGGCGTCGTAGCCGACCGCCTGCCCGCCCTGGTGGCTGCGGGCGGACTGCGAGTCCAGCACCGCCGCGGAGGGCTGCGGATCCCGGCCGTCGGCAGCTCGCAGCTTCTCGCGCAGCGCGTCGTGGACCCGGCTCCAGGTTCCGTCGGCGCTCCAGGCGCGAAACCACCGGTAGGCCGCGTCCCACGGGGCCAGGTCGTGCGGAACCAGCCTCCACGCACAGCCGCTGACCAGCACGTACAGCACGGTGTCCACGATCAGCCGGCGCGGGAACTTCAGCGGCCGACCCGCCCGGCGCGGATCCCGCACCGGCAGCAACGGCTCGATCACCGCCCACTGAGCATCCGTCAGAGATGAGCCGTAGGACGGCTTGCACACACAGACGCACATGGCGGTGATCATCGCGGACACCTCGACCACGACAATCCCCGCCAGTGCTCACGCCACGCAGTTGATCAATTACCCGACACTTTCTGAGGAAGACGTGGAAGCCGAAGTCGGTCGACAGCGCCGGGACCAGGACTCCGTCAGCACCGGCGTCCGGGTGCGGGAGGCCGTCCCAGCCGGCATCGCGGAAGGCCTGCTCGGTCTCCCGGATGCCTTTCAGAAGGTTCCACTGCGTGGTCGCCGGGTGCACGAAGCAGAGGTGACTGTTGACCTTGACCGGCGCGCACTCGTCGATGAAATCCTTGTACTCGCTGGGGAGTTCCGTGCCGATCTCCGGCTCGAGAAGTCGGTCACGGGTTGCACCTTTCGTTCGGGGCGGGAGATCGCGAGAAGATCAACGCCGCTCTTCGCGCCGATGGTGCCTGACACGGGGGCTGCCCCACCGGCGGGCCACCGCATTCATCGACGCGCTGTCCATACACCGGGTACGGCTTGGCGCGCAGCAGCCCGCACCTCCCACCACGGATCGTCCGGCGCGGAAGCCAGGGCGGCCACCTGCTCGCGCGCGGTCGGAGCGGACAGCACCAGCGGTCCCCGGT from Kitasatospora terrestris includes the following:
- a CDS encoding acetylxylan esterase — its product is MLTDLPPEQLRTYRFDGSEPHDFDEFWTRTLDTARTAARPPRLRTTRTGLIGITTYDVTFSGYDGQPVRAWLRLPRHSPRPLPTVVEYLGYGCARGPAWLPTLWSSLGYAHLVMDNRGQSSPYGAADTYDGDTAPQTGGVLTRGLTSPEHHYYRRLFTDAVRAVDTVAELDETDARRIVVTGSSQGGGIAIAVAGLRPGLAGACVDVPFLCHFRRASHIVDTYPYKELTDYLRGRPTEIEQVFTTLSYVDAANHAARATAPVRFSAALMDPVCPPSTVFAAYHRWGENTGGVADKAIRLWEYAGHEGGGTAQLASHKEFVAAITGAPTRATRRSG
- a CDS encoding IS5 family transposase, which produces MCVCVCKPSYGSSLTDAQWAVIEPLLPVRDPRRAGRPLKFPRRLIVDTVLYVLVSGCAWRLVPHDLAPWDAAYRWFRAWSADGTWSRVHDALREKLRAADGRDPQPSAAVLDSQSARSHQGGQAVGYDAGKRVRGRKRHLLVDTCGLVLRAVVHSASVQDRAGAKLVLAGIRSSFPQVGLVWVDGGYVNVVDAGLVGWAAEHEGLEIVAVPRNADVKGFQVLPRRWVVERTFSWLGRCRRLARDYERKTAHAEAMIKVAMIRLMAARLAGEEIEPRGPVETEAARRLADDLNDQ